One genomic segment of Vulgatibacter sp. includes these proteins:
- a CDS encoding PQQ-binding-like beta-propeller repeat protein, translated as MRTLTFASLLTAVALATPAVAAPVIDSIGADVVPLSGRIEILGSGFGARPLAAGARVEIGGVEAATSTWQDDRITAYASAGVPLGPTVLRVVTPDGTSADVTIEVEPLPAAADGVAWSFVGDGGGGRHRPAVAPDGTVYTCDGNGFLHAFSPTGELLWIRDGLAAGATAAYSTGNAGEGPVALGADGTIYVPVNLLGPENQIQAWAPDGTVRWIYREETGSVLHGPSIGPDGNLYVSFRGPTGGLRVIAPDGSLLHRRDDDRAFIDTDAGIGSAEILFGSSVEGAPVDRLYLASAMPAPAEPSHGSLLAYALDTDLDWIADAGSHRVLGGQQAGQPALRADGSLVLSASRVGEGFGVHAFARDGEQLWSHLPADRNVITEVEADDAGNVFVITNTRFLERLDESGSLQWKREIRGSAERGPIVQPGASAVTLAGVFQEGAAVMAVEIADGALGWRVELPQLLGQTPEPSSRLRFTDDGARAYVESGLGTTSHWALFAIDPPTPTGGTGGTGGTGGGGTGGTGGAGGSGGAGGSGSEEPTLDETTDDAGGCSTSGSNPEPLVLAAAAAALLARRRRAH; from the coding sequence ATGCGTACCCTTACCTTCGCATCCCTCCTCACCGCCGTGGCGCTCGCGACACCCGCCGTTGCGGCACCGGTCATCGACTCGATCGGCGCGGACGTCGTCCCCCTGAGCGGCAGGATCGAGATCCTCGGCAGCGGCTTCGGAGCGAGGCCCCTGGCAGCAGGCGCCCGGGTGGAGATCGGCGGCGTCGAGGCCGCGACCTCCACCTGGCAGGACGACCGGATCACCGCCTACGCCAGCGCCGGCGTCCCCCTCGGCCCCACGGTGCTCCGGGTGGTCACGCCGGACGGCACGAGCGCCGACGTGACCATCGAGGTGGAGCCACTTCCGGCTGCTGCGGATGGCGTCGCCTGGAGCTTCGTCGGCGACGGCGGCGGCGGGCGGCACCGCCCGGCGGTCGCGCCGGACGGCACCGTCTACACCTGCGACGGCAACGGCTTCCTCCACGCCTTCTCGCCCACGGGCGAGCTCCTCTGGATCCGGGACGGCCTCGCCGCCGGCGCGACCGCCGCCTACTCGACCGGCAACGCCGGCGAGGGCCCCGTCGCGCTGGGCGCCGACGGAACGATCTACGTCCCGGTCAACCTGCTCGGGCCCGAGAACCAGATCCAGGCGTGGGCGCCGGACGGGACGGTGCGATGGATCTACCGGGAGGAGACGGGCAGCGTCCTCCACGGCCCCTCGATCGGGCCCGACGGTAACCTCTACGTCTCCTTCCGCGGGCCGACGGGCGGCCTCCGCGTGATCGCGCCGGATGGAAGCCTGCTTCACCGGCGGGACGACGATCGGGCGTTCATCGACACCGACGCAGGCATCGGCAGCGCCGAGATCCTCTTCGGTTCGTCGGTGGAGGGCGCTCCGGTCGACCGTCTCTACCTCGCGAGCGCGATGCCTGCTCCCGCGGAGCCCTCCCACGGGAGCCTGCTCGCCTACGCGCTCGACACCGACCTCGACTGGATCGCCGACGCCGGCTCGCACCGCGTCCTCGGTGGCCAGCAGGCGGGCCAGCCCGCGCTGCGGGCCGACGGCAGCCTCGTCCTCTCGGCCAGCCGCGTGGGCGAGGGCTTCGGCGTCCACGCCTTCGCTCGCGACGGCGAGCAGCTCTGGTCCCACCTCCCGGCGGATCGGAACGTGATCACCGAGGTGGAGGCCGACGACGCGGGCAACGTCTTCGTGATCACCAACACCCGCTTCCTCGAGCGGCTCGACGAGAGCGGCAGCCTCCAGTGGAAGCGCGAGATCCGGGGCAGCGCGGAGCGGGGCCCGATCGTGCAGCCGGGCGCAAGCGCCGTCACCCTCGCCGGCGTGTTCCAGGAAGGCGCTGCGGTGATGGCGGTGGAGATCGCCGACGGCGCGCTGGGGTGGCGCGTGGAGCTGCCGCAGCTGCTCGGGCAGACGCCGGAGCCCTCCTCGCGGCTGCGCTTCACCGACGACGGCGCCAGGGCCTACGTGGAGAGCGGGCTCGGGACGACCAGCCATTGGGCGCTCTTCGCCATCGACCCGCCCACCCCCACCGGCGGCACCGGCGGCACCGGAGGCACCGGCGGTGGAGGTACCGGCGGCACGGGCGGAGCCGGCGGAAGCGGCGGCGCGGGCGGCAGCGGCAGCGAAGAGCCCACCCTCGACGAAACCACCGACGACGCCGGCGGCTGCAGCACCTCCGGCAGCAACCCCGAGCCCCTCGTCCTCGCAGCAGCGGCAGCGGCGCTCCTCGCGCGCCGCCGCCGGGCCCACTGA
- the fsa gene encoding fructose-6-phosphate aldolase, translated as MQFFIDTADLNEIKKAHAMGVLDGVTTNPSLIAKTGKPFHDVIRDICELVDGPISAEVVSTDYEGIVREGRELAKMHQNIVVKVPLLVDGLKAVKTFSDEGIKTNVTLCFSATQALLAAKAGATYISPFVGRLDDISFDGMELIQQIVEIYDNYGFATQVLVASVRSPMHVLNAARLGAHVATCPLSVIEQLAKHPLTDIGLAKFLADWEKVPKAK; from the coding sequence ATGCAGTTCTTCATCGACACCGCCGACCTCAACGAGATCAAGAAGGCGCACGCCATGGGCGTGCTCGACGGCGTGACCACCAACCCGTCGCTGATCGCGAAGACCGGCAAGCCCTTCCACGACGTCATCCGCGACATCTGCGAGCTCGTCGACGGCCCCATCTCGGCAGAGGTGGTCTCCACCGACTACGAGGGCATCGTCCGCGAGGGCCGCGAGCTCGCGAAGATGCACCAGAACATCGTGGTCAAGGTGCCGCTGCTGGTCGACGGCCTGAAGGCGGTGAAGACCTTCAGCGACGAGGGGATCAAGACCAACGTCACCTTGTGCTTCTCGGCGACCCAGGCGCTGCTCGCCGCCAAGGCCGGCGCCACCTACATCTCGCCCTTCGTCGGCCGCCTCGACGACATCTCCTTCGACGGGATGGAGCTGATCCAGCAGATCGTCGAGATCTACGACAACTACGGCTTCGCCACCCAGGTGCTGGTCGCCTCGGTGCGCAGCCCGATGCACGTGCTCAACGCTGCGCGCCTCGGCGCCCACGTGGCTACCTGCCCGCTCTCGGTGATCGAGCAGCTCGCCAAGCACCCGCTCACCGACATCGGCCTCGCCAAGTTCCTGGCCGACTGGGAGAAGGTGCCGAAGGCGAAGTAA